One stretch of Chryseobacterium indologenes DNA includes these proteins:
- a CDS encoding urease accessory protein UreF, giving the protein MNINFLSGLLHLADPTLPIGGYTHSNGLETYVQERIVHNAETAKEFVQNMLQYNLKFNDGAFVKLAYQAAENGDLQTLLDLDNECNAIKCPKEIRQASQKLGLRLIKIFKRRENFHFMEEFEKAIRNKEANSHYCIVFGVYAYLMRIPLYEALLGFYYTSVAGMITNAVKLVPLGQLDGQDILFSLYPVMEKTVEETIELDRDLVGLCNTAFDIRCMQHERLYSRLYMS; this is encoded by the coding sequence ATGAACATCAACTTTTTATCCGGGCTGCTTCATTTGGCAGATCCCACACTTCCTATCGGTGGTTATACCCATTCCAACGGACTAGAGACTTATGTACAGGAAAGGATTGTTCATAATGCAGAGACTGCAAAAGAATTTGTACAGAACATGCTTCAGTACAATCTTAAATTCAATGATGGGGCTTTTGTAAAACTGGCTTATCAGGCAGCTGAAAATGGAGATTTACAAACTCTGTTAGATCTTGATAATGAATGTAATGCGATAAAATGCCCGAAAGAAATCCGCCAGGCCAGTCAAAAATTGGGATTAAGACTGATTAAGATCTTCAAAAGAAGAGAAAACTTCCATTTTATGGAAGAATTTGAAAAGGCAATTCGGAATAAAGAAGCAAATTCTCATTACTGTATCGTATTTGGAGTCTATGCTTATTTAATGAGGATTCCTTTATATGAGGCATTGTTAGGGTTCTATTATACCTCAGTTGCCGGTATGATTACCAATGCTGTAAAATTGGTTCCGCTGGGGCAACTTGACGGGCAGGATATTCTCTTCTCTTTATATCCTGTCATGGAAAAAACAGTTGAAGAGACAATAGAATTGGACAGAGATCTGGTAGGACTTTGCAATACAGCCTTTGACATCCGATGTATGCAGCACGAAAGACTGTATTCAAGACTTTATATGTCGTAG
- the ureE gene encoding urease accessory protein UreE has translation MIINQTIGNLTENPTEKNIDYLDLEWFETTKRIQRKRTRNGVDVAIKFLKEGQRLREGDILFEDAEKVIAINVLETDAIVMVPGSLLEMGTVCYEIGNKHIPLFIQDDKVLLPFEMPMFRWLEASGFKPEKKSVKLLNLLKSNVEPHGHGSLGSTIFTKILKMAAPKDE, from the coding sequence ATGATAATTAATCAAACCATAGGCAATCTCACCGAAAATCCTACAGAAAAGAATATCGATTATCTGGATCTGGAATGGTTTGAAACCACGAAAAGAATTCAACGCAAAAGAACCAGGAACGGGGTAGATGTTGCCATCAAATTTTTAAAAGAAGGGCAGCGCTTGCGTGAAGGAGATATTCTTTTTGAGGATGCAGAAAAAGTAATCGCAATCAATGTTCTGGAAACAGATGCGATTGTAATGGTTCCCGGATCTTTACTGGAAATGGGAACGGTATGCTATGAAATCGGAAACAAACATATTCCGCTTTTTATTCAGGATGATAAAGTACTGCTTCCGTTTGAAATGCCGATGTTCAGATGGCTGGAAGCAAGCGGTTTTAAACCGGAAAAGAAATCCGTAAAACTGCTGAATCTCCTTAAATCCAATGTAGAACCTCACGGACACGGCAGTCTGGGCTCTACAATTTTTACTAAAATCTTAAAAATGGCGGCTCCTAAAGATGAATAA